One segment of Ziziphus jujuba cultivar Dongzao chromosome 12, ASM3175591v1 DNA contains the following:
- the LOC107429519 gene encoding receptor-like protein 4, translating to MCVFLVLLLHHLLLYLSLFFSSSTANPPQPYPYGLSFHIDCGGLVNATDPFNTTWLADRFFTGGNTAIVSEPLQFRHPQEKTLRYFPLTSGKKNCYIIPDLPDGRYYLRTFTVYDNYDGKSHSPSFDVSVEGTVVFSWKSPWSEDLARTGSYSDLFVFVSDGEADICFYSIATDPPVVGSLQLVQVDPASYDSAAIGRNYILVNYGRFSCGTDQWGPGFSNDTDLFSRSWQSDSDLRLTDSKNPVRAVSTRFSISGTDRSPNYFPMKLYKTALEAGGDGGLEYQLTVDAKLDYLLWFHFAEIGPGVTRAGQRVFDILINGKNVNRIDIYKEVGSFAAYNWHYTVKNLSSTVLKVRLVSVVGAALICGLENYALVPADLSTVPEQVTAMQALKQSLRVPDRMGWNGDPCAPTNWDAWEGVTCHLNKNKTALVIYQIDLGSQGLKGYISDQIVLLSNLVSLNLSSNSLEGTIPSGLGQKSLTKLDLSGNQLTGPIPESLASSNLRLVVLNNNLLEGQVPEELYSIGVHGGAIDLSGNKGLCGVPPLAACPLFWEHGRLSTKGKIAIGMSCLLVFCVLLLVIYIFCIRRGRHDYEFAPPHDLMSLAAKRNRYQRQKSLMLLEMESQHAKALPSPLTPH from the exons atgtgtgtcttccttgttcttcttcttcatcatctcctTCTCTATCTGTCTCTGTTTTTTTCCTCTTCCACTGCAAATCCTCCTCAACCCTATCCGTACG GTCTCTCTTTCCACATTGACTGCGGTGGACTCGTTAACGCCACCGATCCTTTCAACACCACTTGGCTCGCCGACCGATTCTTCACCGGCGGCAACACCGCCATTGTCTCTGAGCCCCTGCAGTTCCGGCATCCTCAGGAGAAGACCCTCCGTTACTTCCCTCTCACCTCCGGCAAGAAGAATTGTTACATAATCCCTGACCTGCCGGACGGGAGGTACTATTTGCGGACATTCACCGTGTACGACAATTACGACGGGAAGTCTCACTCGCCGTCGTTCGATGTCTCCGTTGAGGGAACCGTTGTGTTTAGCTGGAAGTCGCCGTGGTCGGAGGATCTCGCTCGCACCGGCTCGTACTCCGATCTCTTCGTGTTCGTCAGCGACGGCGAGGCCGATATTTGTTTCTACAGCATTGCGACCGATCCTCCCGTAGTCGGTTCGCTCCAGCTTGTTCAGGTCGATCCGGCGTCGTATGACTCCGCTGCTATTGGTCGAAATTATATTCTTGTGAACTATGGGAGGTTCAGCTGTGGGACCGACCAGTGGGGCCCAGGGTTCAGCAACGACACCGATCTCTTCAGTCGTTCGTGGCAGTCGGACTCGGATCTCCGATTGACGGACAGCAAGAACCCGGTGAGGGCGGTTTCGACCAGGTTTAGCATCTCCGGGACAGACCGGAGTCCGAATTATTTCCCGATGAAGTTGTACAAGACGGCGTTGGAGGCCGGCGGCGATGGAGGCCTGGAGTACCAATTGACCGTGGACGCGAAGCTGGATTACTTGCTGTGGTTCCATTTCGCTGAGATCGGTCCAGGAGTGACGAGAGCGGGTCAGAGAGTGTTTGATATTTTGATCAATGGGAAGAATGTGAATCGGATTGATATATACAAGGAGGTTGGGAGCTTCGCTGCGTATAATTGGCATTACACAGTGAAGAATTTGAGTAGTACTGTTTTGAAGGTGAGGCTTGTTTCTGTGGTCGGTGCCGCATTGATCTGTGGGCTCGAGAATTATGCACTTGTTCCGGCTGACCTTTCCACTGTTCCTGAACAAG TTACTGCTATGCAAGCTTTGAAACAGTCACTCCGTGTTCCCGATCGAATGGGTTGGAACGGGGATCCTTGTGCTCCTACTAATTGGGATGCATGGGAGGGAGTTACATGCCATCTCAACAAGAATAAAACTGCGCTTGTAATATACCAGAT AGATCTTGGAAGTCAAGGTTTGAAAGGGTATATCAGCGATCAGATTGTTCTATTGTCAAACTTGGTAAGCCT GAACTTAAGTTCTAATTCTTTGGAGGGCACGATACCATCTGGGCTAGGTCAAAAATCACTTACCAAGTT GGATTTGTCAGGCAACCAGTTAACGGGGCCCATACCAGAAAGTCTAGCTTCTTCAAATCTGCGCCTTGT GGTATTGAATAACAACTTATTGGAAGGACAAGTACCAGAGGAACTGTATTCAATTGGTGTGCATGGTGGAGCTATTGA TCTTTCTGGTAACAAAGGTTTGTGTGGAGTACCTCCTTTAGCAGCGTGTCCATTATTTTGGGAACATGGTCGCTTATCAACCAAGGGTAAAATTGCAATCGGCATGTCTTGCCTTCTTGTTTTCTGTGTGCTGCTGTTAGTGATATATATCTTCTGCATCCGAAGGGGTAGACATGATTATGAATTTGCTCCTCCTCATGACTTAATGT CACTTGCTGCAAAGAGAAACAGATATCAGAGGCAGAAGTCCTTGATGCTTCTTGAAATGGAGAGTCAGCATGCCAAGGCATTGCCATCACCTTTAACTCCCCATTAA
- the LOC132800162 gene encoding protein FAR1-RELATED SEQUENCE 5-like — translation MDLVDFVHHYEDKIEEMRLAELEEDFRCKNGMPHLKVKSGIFKHAASEYTMKIFSFFEQELISFFGVRMTEFSNNGIDYIYEAFEEGCKRIFKVQFSSLTSTVSCSCKLFESMGLLCCHALKVIDSKNFTCIPKQYIMKRWTKGAKKEVVGSYDLSYSSDKEKKSAQSLRLSELLHQGNFAFSVGSLSDLGTKIIKQKLMEALKILENDEEIANVMGNLNKRDNNISSNECLVLNPSIIRAKDVTNARIKNSLENKKKKSAKVGGSSQSSRPNTMSFETPQQQHDMQKHANSSSTAVTQHQYSSNMPAARQHQQQHRGTNSNNGSTSSCNSKLKAAATSA, via the exons ATGGATCTTGTGGATTTTGTACACCATTATGAGGATAAAATAGAAGAAATGCGACTAGCTGAGTTGGAAGAAGACTTCCGTTGCAAGAATGGCATGCCTCATCTCAAAGTAAAGAGTGGAATTTTTAAGCATGCAGCTAGTGAGtatacaatgaaaatattttcattttttgaacaaGAGCTTATAAGTTTCTTTGGAGTAAGGATGACTGAATTTAGTAACAatggtattgattatatttATGAAGCATTTGAAGAAGGTTGCAAAAGGATCTTTAAAGTTCAGTTTAGCTCTCTTACTTCTACAGTTTCATGTTCATGtaaattatttgaatcaatGGGATTATTGTGTTGTCATGCTCTTAAAGTGAtagattcaaaaaattttacatgTATACCTAAACAATATATAATGAAGAGATGGACCAAAGGAGCAAAAAAGGAAGTTGTGGGTAGTTATGATTTATCTTACTCATCTGATAAAGAGAAGAAATCTGCACAATCATTGCGTTTGAGTGAGTTGTTGCATCAAGGAAATTTTGCTTTTAGTGTAGGTTCCCTAAGTGATTTGGGAACAAAGATAATCAAACAAAAGTTAATGGAAGCCTTGAAGATACTTGAAAATGATGAGGAAATTGCAAATGTGATGGGAAACTTGAACAAAAGAGATAACAATATATCATCCAATGAGTGTTTGGTGCTAAATCCCTCAATAATAAGAGCTAAAGATGTGACAAATGCTCGAATCAAAAATAGCTTGgagaacaagaaaaagaaaagtgcaaAAGTTGGGGGTTCATCTCAATCTTCAAGGCCTAATACTATGAGTTTtg AAACACCACAACAGCAGCATGACATGCAGAAACATGCCAACAGCAGCAGCACGGCAGTAACACAGCACCAATACAGCAGCAATATGCCAGCAGCAcggcagcaccagcagcaacacagAGGCACCAACAGCAACAATGGCAGCACCAGCAGCTGTAACAGCAAGCTTAAAGCAGCAGCAACTTCAGCATGA
- the LOC107429487 gene encoding probable galacturonosyltransferase-like 3, with translation MSSKLHRLCLFLAVTGTVIFPATSSSSSGNLPEFREAPAFRNGRECPKTTWSSSVDKNSHNPSIIHIAMTLDTTYLRGSIAGVFSVLQHASCPENIVFHFIATQRRTELRRVITTTFPYLSFHLYHFDVNVVKGKISYSIRRALDQPLNYARIYLADLLPTGVRRIIYFDSDLIVVDDVAKLWNINLGKHVLGAPEYCHANFTNYFTPRFWSNSVFATTLFKGRKPCYFNTGVMVIDLGKWREGRYTEKLEQWMRIQKRYRIYELGSLPPFLLVFAGNVEGVEHRWNQHGLGGDNLEGLCRDLHPGPVSLLHWSGKGKPWLRLDSRKPCPLDSLWAPYDLFRHSSLFSDS, from the coding sequence ATGTCATCAAAACTCCACCGTCTCTGTCTTTTCCTCGCCGTCACCGGAACTGTAATCTTCCCGGCGACCTCCTCCTCGTCCTCCGGCAACCTCCCTGAGTTCCGAGAAGCACCTGCATTTCGAAACGGGAGGGAATGTCCCAAAACGACATGGTCTTCTTCCGTCGACAAGAACTCCCACAACCCTTCGATCATCCACATCGCCATGACCCTCGACACCACCTACCTCCGGGGCTCCATTGCCGGCGTATTTTCAGTCCTTCAACACGCCTCCTGCCCCGAGAACATCGTCTTCCATTTCATTGCGACCCAGCGCCGGACGGAGCTCCGGCGAGTAATCACCACCACTTTCCCTTACCTCAGCTTCCACCTATACCACTTCGACGTCAACGTCGTCAAGGGCAAGATCTCCTACTCCATCCGCCGAGCTCTCGACCAGCCTCTCAACTACGCTAGGATCTACCTCGCCGATCTCCTCCCCACGGGCGTCCGTCGTATCATCTACTTCGACTCCGACCTGATCGTCGTCGATGACGTGGCGAAGCTCTGGAACATCAATTTGGGCAAGCACGTGCTCGGCGCGCCGGAGTATTGCCACGCCAACTTCACGAACTACTTCACTCCTAGATTCTGGTCAAACTCGGTCTTTGCAACGACGTTGTTTAAGGGACGCAAACCTTGCTATTTCAACACCGGGGTCATGGTGATCGATCTGGGGAAATGGAGGGAAGGGAGATACACTGAGAAGCTGGAGCAGTGGATGAGGATCCAGAAGAGGTATAGAATCTACGAATTGGGCTCGTTGCCGCCGTTCTTGCTGGTTTTCGCCGGAAACGTCGAAGGCGTCGAGCACCGGTGGAACCAGCACGGACTCGGCGGCGACAATCTCGAGGGACTTTGCCGGGATCTTCATCCAGGTCCGGTGAGTCTCCTCCATTGGAGTGGAAAAGGGAAGCCATGGCTTAGACTGGACTCGAGAAAGCCATGTCCGTTGGATAGTCTGTGGGCCCCTTATGATCTATTTCGTCATTCATCGTTGTTCTCCGAcagctga
- the LOC107429498 gene encoding ankyrin repeat domain-containing protein EMB506, chloroplastic — protein MVVSWATRTCMPIPLPLHAAAVPTAPTSSCTTNLFRLYGPSRGPFSFYIVEKQPKMRTFAVEPNQVSVFQTHQGNWEDPDDGSASEYGEEDEEVEENDLDYESDWEEEKDDPTATTATVEKTSANKYEEDLVKEIEQLLEPEELAILQQSATFNLDKISSAKWSPLHTLALSGQISFMDSLIDQGIDIDCVDKDGLTALHTAIIGKKEAVISHLLRKGANPHVKDKDGATPLHYAVQVGAMQTVKLLIKYRVDVNVADNEGWTPLHVALQSRNRDIAKILLVNGADRTRRNKDGKTPLDLSLCYGKDFKSYDLAKLLKVVPERDL, from the exons ATGGTGGTTTCATGGGCTACAAGAACTTGTATGCCAATTCCACTTCCTCTGCATGCAGCTGCGGTCCCTACTGCTCCAACTTCTAGCTGCACCACCAATCTATTTAGATTATATGGTCCCAGTAGAGGCCCATTTAGTTTCTATATCGTcgaaaaacaaccaaaaatgaGAACTTTTGCTGTGGAGCCGAACCAAGTATCAGTTTTTCAAACCCATCAAGGAAATTGGGAAGATCCTGATGACGGCAGTGCCAGTGAATacggtgaagaagatgaagaagtggaAGAAAATGACTTGGATTATGAAAGCGACTGGGAAGAAGAGAAAGACGACCCAACTGCAACTACAGCTACTGTTGAAAAGACTTCAGCGAACAAGTACGAAGAGGATCTTGTGAAAG AGATTGAACAACTTTTGGAACCAGAAGAACTAGCAATTTTGCAACAGTCTGCTACTTTCAACCTTGATAAGATATCATCG GCAAAATGGAGCCCACTCCATACTCTTGCACTATCAGGGCAGATTAGCTTCATGGACAGTCTAATTGATCAAGGGATAGATATTGATTGTGTTGATAAG GATGGTCTAACTGCTCTTCACACAGCAATCATAGGCAAAAAGGAAGCTGTTATTAGTCATCTATTGAGGAAAGGTGCAAACCCTCATGTCAAAGATAAG GATGGTGCTACACCACTTCATTATGCAGTTCAAGTTGGTGCTATGCAAACTGTGAAGCTATTGATAAAGTACAGAGTTGATGTCAATGTTGCAGATAAT GAGGGTTGGACGCCATTGCACGTTGCTCTGCAAAGTAGAAATAGAGATATAGCAAAAATTTTGTTAGTCAATGGTGCAGATAGAACCAGAAGAAATAAG GATGGGAAAACACCATTGGACCTCAGCCTTTGTTATGGAAAAGATTTCAAGTCTTATGACCTTGCTAAGTTATTGAAGGTGGTGCCAGAAAGAGATCTTTGA